The Sphingomonas alpina genome has a segment encoding these proteins:
- the thrB gene encoding homoserine kinase codes for MAVYTHVSAEALAAFLARYDHGELVSAKGIAEGVENSNYMVDTTRGRFILTLYEKRVDLADLPFFFAMLDHLAERGNPVPRALTDRTGVAIQQLEGRPACLIEFLPGVSVSHPNTAQAFATGAAMGHMHESLVDFTGERSNSLGPDGWTALLARCGHDLDAIESGLFDHVSAALERVLAAWPYDLPRGVIHADLFPDNVLMLGDRVGGLIDFYFACTDIRAWDLAVMHSAWSFDASGGTVDRAIGAALVEGYVSHFPLSDAERAALPVLARGACIRFLLTRAWDWLNTPADALVTRKDPLAYLRRLNTYDQMGETLFQ; via the coding sequence TTGGCCGTTTATACTCATGTGTCGGCCGAAGCGCTGGCAGCATTCCTTGCGCGCTATGACCATGGCGAGCTTGTCTCTGCCAAGGGCATCGCCGAAGGCGTCGAGAACAGCAACTACATGGTCGACACGACCAGAGGTCGCTTCATCCTGACGCTATACGAGAAGCGCGTGGATTTGGCAGACTTGCCCTTCTTTTTCGCGATGCTCGATCATCTCGCCGAACGCGGCAATCCGGTCCCGCGCGCGCTGACCGACCGAACCGGCGTGGCGATCCAGCAGCTCGAAGGTCGGCCCGCCTGCTTGATCGAATTCCTGCCCGGCGTGTCGGTGTCGCATCCGAACACCGCACAAGCCTTCGCGACCGGCGCTGCAATGGGCCATATGCACGAGTCGCTGGTCGATTTCACCGGCGAGCGATCCAACAGTCTCGGCCCCGATGGCTGGACGGCACTCCTGGCGCGGTGCGGACATGATCTCGACGCGATCGAGTCGGGCCTATTCGACCATGTCAGCGCTGCACTGGAGCGGGTATTGGCGGCATGGCCATATGATCTGCCGCGCGGAGTGATCCATGCCGACCTGTTCCCCGACAATGTCCTGATGCTCGGCGATCGGGTTGGCGGCCTGATCGACTTCTACTTCGCCTGCACCGATATTCGCGCATGGGATCTGGCGGTGATGCACAGCGCTTGGTCGTTCGATGCGAGCGGCGGCACTGTCGATCGCGCAATCGGCGCGGCCTTGGTCGAAGGCTATGTCTCACACTTCCCTTTAAGCGATGCCGAGCGCGCGGCCTTGCCGGTGCTTGCGCGCGGCGCATGCATCCGATTCCTGCTCACCCGTGCCTGGGACTGGCTCAACACGCCAGCCGATGCGCTGGTCACCCGCAAGGATCCGCTGGCCTATCTGCGCCGCCTCAACACTTATGATCAAATGGGCGAGACCCTTTTTCAATGA
- the rnhA gene encoding ribonuclease HI encodes MTEPNAELTRVEIATDGACKGNPGPGGWGALIRAGGKEKELSGGEKLTTNNRMELTAAIEGLNALKRPCLVTLSTDSRYVMDGLTKWIKGWQRNGWKTADKKPVKNADLWQALLDAAKPHRIEWKWVKGHAGHPDNERADRLASNAADAARKG; translated from the coding sequence ATGACCGAACCCAATGCCGAGCTCACGCGAGTCGAGATCGCCACCGATGGCGCGTGCAAGGGCAATCCCGGCCCCGGCGGCTGGGGCGCGCTGATCCGCGCCGGCGGCAAGGAAAAGGAGCTGTCCGGCGGCGAAAAGCTGACCACCAACAACCGGATGGAGCTGACCGCTGCGATCGAAGGGCTGAATGCCCTGAAGCGACCCTGCCTGGTCACGCTGTCGACCGACAGCCGCTATGTGATGGACGGCCTGACCAAATGGATCAAAGGCTGGCAACGCAATGGCTGGAAGACCGCCGACAAGAAACCGGTCAAGAATGCCGATCTCTGGCAGGCGCTGCTCGACGCCGCCAAGCCGCATCGAATCGAGTGGAAATGGGTGAAGGGCCATGCCGGTCACCCCGACAATGAGCGGGCTGACCGGCTGGCAAGCAACGCGGCCGACGCCGCGCGCAAAGGCTAA
- a CDS encoding YegP family protein: protein MAHKFEIYKDKAGEFRVRFKYNSEVMFSTEGYSSKASAENAIDSIKKNGPGAPTEDNS from the coding sequence ATGGCGCACAAGTTCGAGATCTATAAGGACAAGGCCGGCGAGTTCCGCGTTCGCTTCAAGTATAACAGCGAAGTGATGTTCTCGACCGAGGGCTATTCGAGCAAGGCATCTGCCGAAAATGCGATCGATTCGATCAAGAAGAACGGTCCTGGCGCGCCGACCGAAGACAATAGCTGA
- a CDS encoding NAD(P)/FAD-dependent oxidoreductase yields the protein MDRYDIAIVGAGIAGASLAAAVAPHASVLLIEAEDRPGYHSTGRSAAFWSESYGGAGVQPLTTASGSALHDGGFLKPLGALHIGRAEDEEAIHAFLAAFDGTGISLAAVDPATLVPGLRADWTLGVLEASCEYIDVAALHADCLSRARRAGAQLMLSAPLRSAERVANGWQVEAGALSVTATVLVNAAGAWADRVAAIAGVVPIGIRAYRRTVAQLRVNSTLPERMPMVVDIAGRFYFKPEGAGRLWLSPHDETLVVPRDVAPEEIDVAMAIDRFEQVVDWRVAAVEHKWAGLRSFAPDRLPVYGFDSAVPGFFWCAGQGGFGIQTAPAAAALAAALLLERAPDPMVAAIDPAAYAPGRFRPLA from the coding sequence ATGGACCGCTACGATATCGCCATTGTCGGCGCGGGAATTGCCGGCGCAAGCCTCGCCGCTGCCGTAGCGCCCCATGCAAGCGTCCTGCTGATCGAGGCCGAGGATCGGCCCGGCTATCATTCGACCGGGCGATCGGCGGCCTTCTGGTCAGAAAGCTATGGCGGCGCTGGCGTCCAGCCGTTGACCACCGCTTCGGGTTCCGCGCTGCACGATGGCGGTTTCCTCAAGCCGCTTGGCGCGCTGCATATCGGTCGCGCCGAGGATGAGGAGGCGATCCACGCTTTTCTGGCGGCGTTCGACGGTACGGGCATATCGCTTGCCGCTGTCGATCCTGCGACATTGGTCCCGGGCCTTCGCGCCGACTGGACGCTAGGCGTGCTGGAGGCGAGCTGCGAATATATCGATGTCGCGGCGCTCCATGCCGATTGCCTTTCCCGCGCCCGCCGTGCTGGAGCGCAATTAATGCTATCGGCGCCGCTGCGCAGTGCAGAGCGAGTAGCGAATGGCTGGCAGGTCGAGGCCGGCGCGTTGTCCGTCACGGCGACGGTCCTGGTCAATGCCGCCGGCGCCTGGGCGGATCGAGTCGCGGCTATTGCCGGCGTCGTGCCGATCGGGATCCGGGCCTATCGCCGCACCGTCGCGCAATTGCGCGTCAATTCCACCCTGCCGGAACGCATGCCGATGGTCGTGGATATTGCCGGCCGCTTCTACTTCAAACCCGAAGGTGCGGGGCGACTCTGGCTCAGCCCGCATGACGAAACTCTGGTCGTACCGCGCGATGTCGCGCCGGAGGAAATCGACGTCGCAATGGCGATCGACCGGTTCGAACAGGTGGTCGACTGGCGCGTCGCAGCGGTCGAGCATAAATGGGCCGGTCTGCGCAGCTTCGCGCCGGACCGGTTGCCGGTCTATGGCTTCGATTCGGCTGTGCCGGGCTTTTTCTGGTGTGCAGGGCAGGGTGGCTTCGGCATCCAGACAGCGCCTGCCGCCGCTGCGCTGGCCGCTGCGCTGCTGCTTGAGCGCGCGCCCGATCCGATGGTCGCCGCGATCGATCCTGCGGCGTATGCGCCCGGTCGTTTCAGACCGCTGGCGTAA
- a CDS encoding alpha/beta fold hydrolase, which yields MDSPQSFRRAIPLGAAITRWHGPDGWEFRRFDWPAEGTIRRGNILFEGGRGDIFEKYLEVFAHWHAQGWSITSLDWRGQGGSGRTSPDSHVGHIEDFGTFIADFAAFWAEWKLAAVGPTVLMGHSMGGHLILRAMTEGVAKPDVAVLIAPMLGLHSPLGARLGERMAKLLGGVGNSARPAWRDNERPATTVTRQALLTHDRSRYDDEIFWQTTKPELLLGPPSWRWVMQAFESTRRQRDDPRLKTMTVPTLVIVAEADKLVNPKAALQVAAKLPDARVVRFGKESSHEILRERDAIRNRAIGEIDIFLAARARA from the coding sequence ATGGATTCACCTCAATCGTTCCGCCGCGCCATTCCGCTGGGTGCCGCAATCACTCGCTGGCATGGCCCGGATGGCTGGGAATTCCGCCGTTTCGACTGGCCTGCCGAGGGTACGATCCGGCGCGGCAATATTTTATTCGAGGGCGGGCGCGGCGATATTTTCGAAAAATATCTGGAGGTTTTCGCGCATTGGCACGCACAGGGGTGGTCGATCACGTCGCTTGACTGGCGCGGTCAGGGCGGATCGGGGCGAACATCGCCCGATTCTCATGTCGGGCATATCGAGGATTTCGGCACTTTTATTGCCGACTTCGCTGCCTTCTGGGCCGAATGGAAATTGGCGGCGGTGGGGCCCACGGTGCTGATGGGCCATTCGATGGGCGGCCATCTGATTCTGCGCGCGATGACCGAAGGAGTCGCAAAACCCGATGTGGCGGTGTTGATCGCGCCGATGCTTGGGCTGCACAGTCCGCTCGGGGCGCGGCTTGGCGAACGGATGGCGAAGCTGCTCGGCGGCGTCGGCAATTCGGCGCGACCCGCCTGGCGGGACAATGAACGTCCGGCGACCACCGTGACGCGCCAGGCGCTGCTCACGCATGATCGCTCGCGCTATGATGATGAAATCTTCTGGCAGACGACCAAACCCGAGTTGCTGCTTGGCCCGCCAAGCTGGCGCTGGGTGATGCAGGCATTCGAATCGACCCGGCGCCAGCGCGACGACCCGCGGTTGAAGACGATGACCGTCCCTACGCTCGTGATCGTCGCAGAGGCCGACAAGTTGGTGAATCCCAAGGCCGCGTTGCAGGTGGCAGCAAAATTGCCGGATGCGCGCGTCGTGCGCTTCGGCAAGGAATCGTCGCACGAAATACTGCGCGAGCGTGATGCGATCCGCAATCGTGCGATCGGCGAGATTGATATCTTCCTCGCGGCGCGCGCTCGGGCCTGA
- a CDS encoding prepilin peptidase: MLGALALLLVSAGIEDARHREIANWKNLAIALLAPAWWWANGLAVWPDMAMQFGMALAVFALFCAAFHFGWMGGGDVKMIGALALWFPFVPLVSMLIIMSLVGGVLTVVLMIEQRVRKKPGSPEIPYGVAIAIAALLTVREPIFNQFL; encoded by the coding sequence ATGCTTGGCGCGCTCGCGCTGCTCCTTGTTTCCGCCGGGATCGAGGACGCGCGTCATCGCGAAATCGCCAATTGGAAGAATCTCGCGATCGCCCTCCTCGCTCCTGCCTGGTGGTGGGCAAACGGCTTGGCGGTCTGGCCTGACATGGCGATGCAATTCGGCATGGCTCTGGCCGTATTCGCGCTGTTCTGCGCTGCGTTCCACTTCGGCTGGATGGGCGGCGGCGACGTCAAGATGATCGGCGCGCTCGCCTTGTGGTTCCCGTTCGTCCCGCTCGTCTCGATGCTGATCATCATGTCGCTGGTCGGCGGTGTGCTCACCGTCGTGCTGATGATCGAGCAGCGCGTCCGCAAGAAACCGGGGTCGCCGGAGATCCCTTACGGCGTCGCGATCGCGATCGCCGCCCTGCTTACTGTTCGCGAACCGATTTTTAACCAGTTTCTGTGA
- a CDS encoding type II and III secretion system protein family protein has protein sequence MRIALTPIGWPLAAVLVAATVGGASVPAPAQSAAAAPVLQVNTGRGRLITLARPMSDVFVASDAIADVQVRSATQIYIFGKAAGETTISATNKAGAVVYSATVRVGNNFDSIQQMLNLAMPDAHIVATPMNGLVLLTGTVAAPADGAEAERLVQAYVGDTTKVLSRLRNATPLQVNLQVKFAEVSRSFVKNIGVNMTTRDTGSFLFGLSQGRQGTISTAPGVLGSGTVDANGALPGQTIVKFPPSLGMGSTIGAAGRFLGVDLLASLDLGETIGQVSTLANPNLTALSGETGTFLAGGEIPIPVSQGLGAVSVEYKQYGISLSYTPIVLADGRISLRVRPEVSQLTSAGAVQLNGTTIPAISTRRAETTVELGSGQSFMIAGLLQNSHDNSIDKTPGLGDVPVLGALFRSNGFKRNETELVIVITPYLVKPVNANDIVLPTDGYKAPTDLGRVLMGELGGGVTGGDRPKPSMAPSTTAVPSFGAAAPVLPAPRAEDRREEKAPPPGKAKKGAPVAPGFSLN, from the coding sequence ATGCGTATTGCGCTCACGCCGATCGGCTGGCCGCTGGCCGCCGTTCTTGTCGCGGCAACCGTGGGGGGCGCTTCAGTGCCTGCCCCGGCCCAGTCCGCTGCCGCAGCACCCGTATTGCAGGTCAATACCGGTCGAGGAAGGCTGATCACACTCGCCCGGCCGATGAGTGACGTGTTCGTCGCCAGCGACGCGATCGCCGACGTACAGGTCCGGTCGGCCACGCAGATCTATATCTTTGGCAAGGCAGCGGGCGAGACGACGATCTCCGCCACCAACAAGGCAGGCGCCGTGGTCTATTCAGCCACGGTCCGGGTCGGGAACAATTTTGATTCGATCCAGCAGATGCTGAACCTCGCCATGCCCGATGCGCACATCGTCGCGACGCCGATGAACGGTCTGGTTCTGCTGACCGGCACCGTCGCTGCGCCGGCGGACGGTGCCGAAGCGGAACGACTGGTCCAGGCCTATGTCGGCGATACCACAAAGGTGCTCAGCCGACTGAGGAACGCGACCCCGTTGCAGGTCAACCTGCAGGTCAAGTTCGCCGAGGTCAGTCGCAGCTTCGTCAAGAATATCGGCGTCAACATGACCACGCGCGATACTGGCAGCTTCCTGTTCGGACTCAGCCAAGGCCGTCAGGGCACGATTTCGACGGCGCCGGGCGTTCTCGGTAGCGGCACGGTCGACGCCAATGGAGCATTGCCCGGTCAGACAATCGTGAAATTCCCGCCCAGTCTCGGCATGGGCTCCACGATTGGCGCGGCCGGCCGTTTCCTCGGTGTCGACCTACTTGCGTCACTCGACCTGGGCGAAACGATCGGTCAGGTTTCGACCCTGGCCAATCCGAACCTGACGGCCCTGTCGGGCGAGACCGGTACCTTCCTCGCCGGCGGTGAAATCCCGATCCCGGTCAGCCAGGGGCTGGGCGCGGTATCGGTCGAGTATAAGCAATATGGCATCAGCCTGTCCTATACGCCGATCGTGCTGGCGGATGGTCGCATCTCGCTCCGCGTGCGCCCGGAAGTGTCGCAGCTGACCTCGGCAGGCGCGGTTCAGCTGAACGGGACGACCATCCCGGCGATCAGTACGCGGCGTGCGGAAACCACGGTCGAACTGGGTTCGGGCCAGAGCTTCATGATCGCCGGGCTGCTGCAGAACAGCCATGACAATTCGATCGACAAGACCCCGGGCCTGGGCGACGTGCCGGTGCTCGGCGCCCTGTTCCGGTCGAACGGCTTCAAACGCAACGAAACCGAACTGGTGATCGTCATCACCCCATATCTGGTCAAGCCGGTCAACGCGAACGACATCGTCCTGCCGACCGACGGCTACAAGGCGCCGACCGATCTTGGTCGCGTGCTGATGGGTGAACTTGGCGGCGGGGTTACCGGTGGCGACCGGCCCAAGCCGAGTATGGCGCCGTCCACCACTGCGGTTCCCTCTTTCGGCGCTGCTGCGCCGGTCCTGCCCGCTCCACGCGCCGAAGATCGCCGCGAGGAAAAGGCGCCGCCGCCAGGCAAAGCAAAGAAGGGCGCGCCAGTCGCTCCCGGTTTCAGCCTCAACTGA
- a CDS encoding CpaD family pilus assembly protein: MFKRSILIATTLAPALLVGACSTGTQNRGLESVHQPVVSRTDLVFDASTSGNGLAPGEAQRLAGWMQSLRLGYGDRVAIDDPNPSGNGVRDDVQSQISRYGLLLSDDAPVTGAPVQPGMVRVVVSRMKASVPGCPDFSRVSQPEFESNTSSNQGCSINSNLAAMIANPTDLVRGQPGADVTDPASATKAIDAYRKAPISVGTSQGKSGGSN, encoded by the coding sequence ATGTTCAAGCGCAGCATCCTGATCGCCACGACTCTCGCCCCCGCCTTGCTGGTAGGCGCGTGCAGCACCGGCACGCAGAATCGCGGTCTCGAATCCGTCCACCAGCCGGTCGTCAGCCGCACCGATCTCGTGTTCGATGCAAGCACCAGCGGCAATGGCCTGGCTCCCGGCGAAGCACAGCGCCTGGCCGGATGGATGCAGTCGCTGCGGCTTGGCTATGGCGACCGTGTCGCGATCGACGACCCCAACCCTTCGGGCAACGGTGTGCGTGACGATGTGCAGTCGCAGATCTCCCGTTACGGTCTGCTCCTCTCCGACGATGCGCCGGTCACCGGCGCACCGGTACAGCCCGGCATGGTCCGCGTGGTCGTCAGCCGGATGAAGGCCAGCGTCCCGGGATGCCCCGATTTCAGCCGCGTCAGCCAGCCCGAATTCGAGAGCAACACATCGTCGAACCAGGGCTGCTCGATCAATTCGAATCTCGCCGCGATGATCGCCAACCCGACCGACCTGGTGCGCGGACAACCCGGCGCGGATGTCACCGATCCGGCATCGGCGACCAAGGCGATCGACGCCTATCGCAAGGCGCCGATCAGCGTCGGTACCAGCCAAGGCAAGAGCGGCGGGAGCAACTAA
- a CDS encoding AAA family ATPase, with amino-acid sequence MNAPFNPGRVGHREPFVAYVCDETTAESIRPVVAEMGWAPEKVNKGGLRNAVQSLSVSASPQILFVDLSESGDPLNDINALAEVCEPGTVVIAAGQVNDVRLYRDLVVSGIQDYLLKPLSPDMLREAFTHAQTMLNAPKAIDPSVERPHCSTAVIGARGGVGASTIATSVAWVLSEKGKRNTALLDLDVHFGTGALTLDLEPGRGLTDAIENPSRIDGLFIERAMVKSSDTLSVLSAEAPINSPVLTDGAAFYQLQEEMRSAFECTVVDLPRGMLVLHPHLITDVQIAIVVTELTLAAARDSIRILSWLKSNAPQTQVFVVANRVHANAQLEINRKDFEGSIERRIDFLIPFDQKIAAQSAKLGKPLAEAGKGSKTVAPIVDLAMKLMGAGDAAAENSPKKLAPKGTSLMGKFGDFKSMMPKRKK; translated from the coding sequence ATGAACGCACCTTTCAATCCGGGACGCGTCGGACACCGCGAACCCTTCGTCGCCTATGTCTGCGACGAGACCACGGCGGAATCGATCCGCCCGGTGGTCGCCGAAATGGGCTGGGCGCCCGAAAAGGTGAACAAGGGCGGGCTGCGCAATGCGGTCCAGTCGCTCTCGGTCTCGGCAAGCCCGCAGATCCTGTTCGTCGATCTTTCGGAATCGGGCGATCCGCTCAACGACATCAATGCGCTCGCCGAAGTGTGCGAGCCCGGCACGGTCGTGATCGCGGCCGGCCAGGTCAATGATGTGCGCCTGTATCGCGACCTGGTGGTCAGCGGCATTCAGGATTATCTGCTCAAGCCGCTTAGCCCCGACATGCTGCGTGAAGCCTTCACGCACGCACAGACGATGCTCAACGCGCCCAAGGCAATCGACCCCTCGGTCGAACGGCCGCATTGCTCGACCGCGGTGATCGGCGCGCGCGGCGGCGTCGGCGCCTCGACCATCGCCACCTCCGTTGCCTGGGTGCTGAGCGAGAAGGGCAAGCGCAACACCGCTTTGCTCGATCTCGACGTGCATTTCGGTACCGGCGCGTTGACCCTCGACCTTGAGCCGGGCCGCGGCCTGACCGACGCGATCGAGAATCCCAGCCGTATCGATGGCCTGTTCATCGAACGCGCGATGGTCAAGTCGAGCGACACCTTGTCGGTGCTGTCGGCGGAAGCGCCAATCAACTCGCCGGTGCTGACCGATGGCGCCGCCTTCTATCAGTTGCAGGAAGAAATGCGCTCGGCGTTCGAATGCACCGTGGTTGATCTGCCGCGCGGCATGCTGGTGCTGCATCCGCATCTCATCACCGATGTGCAGATCGCCATCGTGGTAACCGAATTGACGCTCGCCGCTGCGCGCGATTCGATCCGCATCCTGTCATGGCTGAAGTCGAACGCACCGCAGACCCAGGTCTTCGTGGTCGCCAACCGCGTCCATGCCAATGCGCAGCTTGAGATCAACCGCAAGGATTTCGAAGGATCGATCGAACGCCGGATCGATTTCCTGATTCCCTTCGATCAGAAGATCGCGGCGCAATCGGCCAAGCTCGGCAAGCCGCTGGCTGAGGCCGGAAAGGGCTCGAAGACCGTCGCGCCGATCGTCGATCTTGCGATGAAGCTGATGGGCGCAGGCGACGCGGCGGCGGAGAATTCACCGAAGAAGCTGGCTCCCAAGGGCACATCGTTGATGGGCAAGTTCGGCGATTTCAAATCAATGATGCCGAAGCGAAAAAAATAA
- a CDS encoding type II secretion system F family protein, translated as MELMPFIMLCGGAFAVLLLIVFAFAGPSAERAQARRLSTLRARHSDSANAAVEAQMRRITASRGTRMDGVAMRFLPRPAILKKRLAMTGKPWTVGQYGMATVGIFVAVTILLALQGLPIALSMLLGLVLGAGLPHMVVSFFIKRRIAQFTAKLPDAIELLVRGLRSGLPITETIAVVGNEVEGPVGVEFRMVTDKMKIGRTLDVALQDTADRLGTPEFQFFVISIAIQRETGGNLAETLANLATVLRMRGQMKLKIKAMSSESKASAYIIGSLPFIVFGMIWMINGSYMQSFFSDERLMVAGGGGILWMAIGAFIMAKMINFEI; from the coding sequence ATGGAATTGATGCCGTTCATCATGCTGTGCGGGGGCGCCTTTGCCGTCCTGCTGCTCATCGTCTTCGCCTTTGCCGGGCCTTCGGCGGAGCGTGCGCAGGCACGCCGTCTGTCGACGCTCCGCGCCCGGCACAGTGATTCGGCCAATGCCGCGGTCGAAGCGCAGATGCGCCGTATCACCGCCAGCCGCGGGACGCGGATGGACGGCGTCGCGATGCGTTTCCTGCCGCGTCCCGCTATCCTGAAAAAGCGTCTGGCAATGACCGGCAAGCCGTGGACGGTCGGCCAGTACGGCATGGCGACCGTTGGTATCTTCGTCGCTGTTACCATTCTGCTGGCGCTCCAGGGCTTGCCCATTGCGCTGTCCATGCTGCTCGGCCTCGTGCTCGGCGCGGGCCTGCCGCATATGGTGGTCAGCTTCTTCATCAAGCGCCGCATCGCGCAATTCACCGCCAAGCTGCCCGACGCGATCGAGCTGCTGGTGCGCGGCCTGCGCTCCGGCCTCCCGATCACCGAAACCATCGCAGTGGTCGGCAACGAGGTCGAGGGTCCGGTCGGCGTTGAATTCCGCATGGTCACCGACAAGATGAAGATCGGCCGCACGCTCGACGTTGCGCTGCAGGACACCGCAGACCGGCTCGGCACGCCCGAATTCCAGTTCTTCGTCATCTCGATCGCGATCCAGCGCGAGACCGGCGGCAATTTGGCAGAAACGCTTGCCAATCTGGCCACCGTGCTGCGCATGCGCGGCCAGATGAAGCTCAAGATCAAGGCGATGTCGTCCGAATCCAAGGCGTCCGCCTACATCATCGGGTCGCTGCCGTTCATCGTGTTCGGCATGATCTGGATGATCAACGGCAGCTATATGCAGAGCTTCTTCAGCGACGAACGGCTGATGGTCGCCGGTGGCGGTGGCATCCTGTGGATGGCGATCGGCGCCTTCATCATGGCCAAGATGATCAATTTCGAGATTTAA
- a CDS encoding type II secretion system F family protein: MGDTAGPTILGVDVMMVATLLAGVAAFAVLLAIYAATTVRDPMIKRVKALNERREQLKAGITASTKRRAKLVTKNQTTDRIKSILSSLQVLQESQVKAAQIKLMQAGIRSKEYAVAVIFGRLVLPIIFGGLMLYLVYGTEMFADYSAIKRYGIVAGTFILSYKAPDIFLKNKITKRSDAIRKGLPDALDLLVICAEAGLTVDAAFHRVSRELGRAYPELGDEFTLTAIELGFLSERRQAFENLAMRVNLDAIKGVVTTMVQTEKYGTPLASALRVLSAEFRNERMMRAEEKAARLPAIMTVPLILFILPTLFVVILGPAACSISDAFKGGI, from the coding sequence ATGGGCGATACGGCTGGACCGACGATCCTTGGGGTCGATGTGATGATGGTGGCGACCCTGCTCGCCGGCGTCGCCGCATTCGCCGTATTGCTCGCCATCTATGCGGCGACAACGGTCCGCGACCCGATGATCAAGCGCGTCAAGGCGCTGAACGAACGCCGCGAGCAGTTGAAGGCGGGCATCACCGCATCGACCAAGCGCCGCGCCAAACTGGTCACCAAGAACCAGACCACCGACCGCATCAAATCGATCCTGTCGTCGCTGCAGGTGCTGCAGGAAAGCCAGGTCAAGGCCGCGCAGATCAAGCTGATGCAGGCCGGCATCCGATCGAAGGAATATGCCGTCGCGGTCATTTTCGGCCGCCTCGTCCTGCCGATCATCTTCGGCGGGCTGATGCTCTATCTCGTCTACGGCACCGAGATGTTCGCCGATTACAGCGCGATCAAGCGCTACGGGATTGTCGCGGGGACGTTCATCCTGAGCTACAAGGCACCGGACATCTTCCTCAAGAACAAGATCACCAAGCGCTCCGATGCGATCCGCAAAGGCCTGCCCGATGCGCTCGACCTGCTGGTGATCTGTGCCGAAGCGGGACTCACTGTCGACGCCGCATTCCACCGCGTGTCGCGCGAACTGGGCCGCGCGTACCCTGAACTGGGCGACGAATTCACCCTGACCGCGATCGAACTCGGCTTTCTCAGCGAGCGCCGTCAAGCGTTCGAGAATCTCGCCATGCGAGTCAATCTCGACGCCATCAAGGGCGTGGTGACAACCATGGTACAGACCGAGAAATACGGCACGCCGCTGGCATCCGCGCTGCGCGTGCTCTCCGCCGAATTCCGCAACGAACGCATGATGCGCGCCGAGGAAAAGGCCGCGCGCCTGCCCGCGATCATGACCGTACCGTTGATCCTGTTCATCCTGCCGACGCTGTTCGTCGTCATTCTCGGGCCGGCCGCCTGCTCTATCTCCGACGCGTTCAAGGGCGGGATCTAG
- a CDS encoding DUF1254 domain-containing protein, which produces MTRRWTLPLMFGILLGVTAWQVTLIATPRMLMWLAVKRVASIGGFNQMKHTPLATAASRTIVRPSPDLAYSSCPYDLSHGPVLIEATPVTAPYWSLSIFDANTNAVFVRNDAGGMRKPLRIAIARAGQSIPAGAETVRVDGNRGVALIRILIENRANFTPIDAARRSARCSAVTG; this is translated from the coding sequence ATGACGCGTCGCTGGACCTTGCCGCTGATGTTCGGAATTCTGCTTGGAGTCACCGCCTGGCAGGTGACCCTGATCGCCACGCCGCGCATGCTGATGTGGCTCGCGGTGAAGCGCGTCGCGTCGATCGGCGGCTTCAACCAGATGAAGCACACGCCGCTCGCCACCGCGGCCTCGCGCACCATCGTTCGGCCGAGCCCTGACCTCGCCTATTCCTCCTGCCCCTATGACCTTTCCCACGGCCCGGTGCTGATCGAGGCGACGCCGGTTACGGCACCCTATTGGTCGCTGTCGATCTTCGATGCGAACACCAATGCCGTATTCGTGCGCAACGACGCCGGGGGCATGCGCAAGCCGCTGCGCATCGCCATTGCACGCGCCGGGCAATCGATCCCGGCGGGGGCCGAGACTGTGCGAGTCGATGGCAATCGCGGCGTGGCGTTGATCCGCATCCTGATCGAGAACCGCGCCAATTTCACGCCGATCGATGCGGCGCGGCGATCGGCGCGCTGCTCGGCAGTGACGGGCTGA